One window of Branchiostoma lanceolatum isolate klBraLanc5 chromosome 8, klBraLanc5.hap2, whole genome shotgun sequence genomic DNA carries:
- the LOC136440354 gene encoding activating transcription factor 7-interacting protein 1-like isoform X7, whose translation MDPPDSVVLCEGRKGGNRKSRRKGARNDDELKGAASSKEVAKTETLCKPCRVILTDILKERPELKNMSTDARTAMEGASRSLSVSSQPVKRQVAKKSTSKPAGFQAKLNSTSTSTSREPPKKTPRLEASPVFALQKKTSGSRESTVTDATSRSAGARERVDKQSFGSSSNHSNAHQVSKDASLPQRDLPVVAKKSTHSIKRKLAQKETQQNGGKLRSQASNSVSKEDVKSSASCSIAQQAESKSTKPAMPSSTSSTSSTSGKETKAQNSTTTVNGQKPKKKCSSLRSVRVNDVSIANELMTVSLDHSGRVESKTVAIDKPIKLSSDKAAPTPSHEKALLYSDKTSTNDKKEDTKSNVQHVRSDEKVARINNASETRNSSVYGAETVPQKSTSSPVADSDKFVHDSTPKKSSTTVTSVKEATDEKPLNDIPNKVAKLLKQNDADQHLKHESQLSTTSDAPDQKKPVTAEAKLAPTVKQQVSTTKQEIAPKQEISPKEELSSKQEILSTKVISMKQDISSKEYFSSNEAVPPKPEVPPKQEDPPKQEVPPKQEVPPKQEVPPKQEVPPKQEVSQSSNQLSTPAKEMPSSTTCNHKMPSPTQQEPDPTELVMASAKQTVPVTNQTHVQEQVAASTCQVPVSASAKDSVQQMTSISQPIVKQTEPTTSVSSVPFQQLAPTGGHVSPPVVAPTSQVSVTVDQAVATANQVSVPETTSTHQELASSGQMVASNIQVSDAVRHAPQDASGKAVTVSAPLQSTSAKQKITVASEVSTSTQQAPSSPTEASLSSSQQMSVDKPSSPTSPVTGSEMPVVAKDREACSLDQQVTAPEPVKQPSVPVQNEVASSSQVTGPSKPISSPVNQTLPSGSKVPSSSSKEAPSQIKHHQSNPTKTSTKGTSDPYASRPPPPLIPVQNTSPPVPCATAKGTNKTGAANNPTETASRPGAVENDVVIVEDTLASEPQATSTSGKSSPPNQSSSTSLPLMAASEAVSNPPKSRTPPANGRLPAGSDEQQPQTTSDVEPVAVVIDDNPLTGDQSSVQQDQGLYGGRKREGEPNPGQDAKKPRLDNGASSAYVHRTVATSPVHSPTSTPPTRHLPASVPVTRSVGCNSVPVTRSVGCNTTAQQQQLLGREEIKKMVEDKVAHCTAKANSQMKQFQDRVAKLTKVCKGWEEYARKLQKKRKRLKLLTKKLKQKLVTMNQEQDKLKRELKRRRAIGGPRPVDVGVQADLMPHQQPTAQASSSQTSGGPTVSSTSAPAPKLAVTSVASRQQAAPKPPLPTYTHPPPVQRVPIATEAVSGSSVQRAGPPQPQVAMAPKPPPPQPASQPQAVSSQRTTPTGVPNPPHNIPTLVHQPPPPPPPRTSRPSPTIYNSSVNSQPPYRQPTQAAPPARQKTPEKARVPSQDAARVNAVIDLTEDAEETGTNGSQASNQGRKPSGAGPPPLLKAVVEPSPVPNTVAPTSQARPTSQVRPFNNPQPVSVAISTNNGPARNISEVVQAIVNSTRTIQAPPNFRTVTTTVQQMGQNPLHSMPQTAPTYQRPPVQVMAQVPQNSVGYVGQSVMPRVQTSGTFRPPAVTTTAYVGQPAHVVESILSPCSMQPSQHGNPLYNHFTQPQRHPVPNMVVQARHQMPQSVQGYRPPFHQVQPPTNMMQAQRPAGPAVVARPAPPPLLHSSNPPQVQQMRPPMQQNFPQRPPSLQQQPQQPTNHPHPGNNQHPAPLPQPPPLPPQLPPQYASLPLPHRTTLHIARAGNGIVLSWNVTEPPNPHAPTVDCYQLFAYQEGTGQPNTALWKKIGDVKALPLPMACTLTQFLPGSTYHFAVRAMDVYGRVGPFSAPCSIDLSSS comes from the exons ATGGATCCTCCTGACAGTGTTGTGTTGTGCGAAG GTCGGAAAGGTGGGAATCGCAAATCTAGAAG GAAAGGGGCTagaaatgatgatgaattaAAAGGAGCAGCAAGCTCTAAGGAAG TGGCCAAGACAGAGACCCTGTGTAAGCCCTGTAGAGTAATACTCACAGATATCCTCAAGGAGCGCCCTGAACTCAAAAACAT GTCTACAGATGCACGGACTGCCATGGAAG GAGCTTCCAGGTCATTATCAGTTAGCAGCCAACCTGTCAAAAGGCAAGTGGCAAAAAAATCCACAAGCAAACCTGCCGGTTTCCAGGCCAAGCTAAACTCTACGTCTACATCTACGTCCAGAGAACCACCAAAGAAAACACCTCGACTGGAGGCATCGCCAGTGTTTGCTTTACAAAAGAAGACTTCTGGTTCCAGGGAAAGTACAGTAACAGATGCCACCTCCAGGAGTGCAGGTGCAAGGGAAAGGGTGGACAAGCAATCTTTTGGCTCCTCATCAAACCATTCCAACGCACATCAGGTCAGCAAAGATGCCTCTTTGCCACAGAGGGACTTGCCTGTTGTGGCTAAAAAGTCAACCCATTCCATCAAGAGAAAGCTAGCGCAGAAGGAAACGCAACAAAATGGGGGGAAACTAAGAAGCCAAGCCTCAAACTCTGTGTCCAAAGAGGATGTCAAGTCTTCAGCATCTTGCAGTATTGCCCAGCAGGCAGAGTCTAAAAGTACCAAGCCAGCAATGCCATCCAGTACATCTAGCACATCCAGTACATCGGGAAAAGAGACCAAAGCACAAAATAGCACCACCACTGTGAATGGCCAAAAACCTAAGAAAAAATGCAGTTCACTTCGAAGTGTGAGAGTTAATGATGTTAGCATTGCAAATGAGTTGATGACTGTCTCATTAGATCATAGTGGGAGAGTAGAGTCCAAAACAGTTGCCATTGATAAGCCGATAAAGCTTTCTTCAGACAAAGCTGCTCCGACACCATCACACGAAAAGGCCCTATTGTATTCTGACAAGACTTCGACAAATGACAAAAAGGAAGACACAAAGTCAAATGTGCAACATGTTAGAAGTGATGAAAAAGTTGCAAGAATAAATAATGCATCTGAGACACGTAACTCTTCAGTATATGGTGCTGAAACTGTGCCACAGAAGTCCACATCCTCTCCTGTTGCAGATAGTGACAAATTTGTCCATGACTCAACACCAAAGAAGTCCTCCACAACTGTAACTAGTGTAAAGGAAGCAACAGATGAAAAACCCTTGAATGATATCCCTAACAAGGTAGCAAAACTGCTGAAACAAAACGATGCAGACCAACATCTAAAACATGAAAGCCAGCTTTCTACCACGAGTGATGCACCAGACCAAAAGAAGCCAGTCACTGCAGAAGCTAAGCTGGCTCCCACAGTAAAGCAGCAAGTATCAACTACAAAACAAGAGATTGCTCCAAAGCAAGAGATTTCTCCCAAAGAAGAGCTTTCCTCAAAGCAGGAGATTTTATCAACGAAAGTAATCTCTATGAAGCAAGATATTTCTTCAAAGGAgtatttttcttcaaatgaaGCGGTTCCTCCCAAGCCAGAGGTTCCTCCAAAGCAAGAAGATCCTCCAAAGCAAGAAGTTCCTCCCAAGCAAGAGGTCCCTCCCAAGCAAGAGGTTCCACCCAAGCAAGAGGTTCCTCCCAAGCAAGAGGTTTCCCAATCATCTAATCAACTTTCCACTCCAGCCAAAGAGATGCCTTCTTCTACAACATGCAATCACAAGATGCCATCACCAACCCAGCAGGAGCCTGACCCAACAGAGCTTGTAATGGCTTCAGCCAAGCAGACTGTTCCTGTCACAAATCAGACCCATGTCCAGGAGCAGGTTGCAGCTTCTACCTGTCAGGTTCCTGTCTCTGCTTCTGCCAAAGACTCTGTACAACAGATGACTTCCATCAGTCAGCCCATTGTCAAGCAGACCGAGCCTACAACAAGTGTGTCTTCAGTTCCATTCCAACAATTGGCTCCTACCGGCGGCCATGTTTCTCCGCCAGTTGTTGCTCCAACCAGCCAGGTGTCTGTTACAGTTGACCAGGCAGTAGCTACAGCTAATCAAGTTTCTGTGCCAGAAACTACTTCGACCCATCAAGAACTTGCTTCATCTGGACAGATGGTGGCTTCAAACATCCAGGTGTCTGATGCAGTCAGGCATGCACCTCAGGATGCCTCAGGCAAAGCTGTAACTGTCTCAGCCCCTCTGCAGTCTACTTCAGCTAAACAAAAGATCACAGTGGCCAGTGAGGTTTCCACTTCAACTCAACAAGCACCCTCTTCACCTACAGAGGCTTCTTTGTCTTCTAGCCAACAGATGTCTGTAGACAAGCCTTCTTCACCAACCAGTCCAGTCACTGGTTCAGAGATGCCAGTTGTAGCTAAAGATAGGGAGGCTTGTTCTCTGGATCAACAAGTTACTGCACCAGAACCTGTCAAACAACCCTCTGTTCCAGTACAAAATGAGGTTGCCTCTAGCAGTCAGGTCACTGGTCCATCAAAGCCCATTTCTTCACCAGTGAATCAGACTTTACCATCTGGAAGTAAGGTGCCATCTTCATCATCAAAGGAAGCCCCAAGCCAGATTAAACACCACCAGTCCAACCCTACAAAGACTTCGACTAAGGGAACAAGTGATCCATATGCATCTAGACCTCCACCACCTTTGATACCAGTGCAGAATACAAGTCCACCAGTGCCATGTGCCACAGCAAAGGGGACCAATAAAACAG GTGCTGCAAACAACCCAACTGAGACAGCTTCCAGACCTGGTGCAGTGGAGAATGATGTGGTAATTGTGGAAG ACACTCTAGCATCAGAACCACAAGCTACATCGACCTCTGGGAAAAGCAGTCCTCCAAACCAGTCTTCAAGCACTTCCTTGCCTTTGATGGCTGCTAGCGAGGCTGTCAGTAACCCGCCAAAGAGCAGAACCCCTCCAGCCAATGGTAGATTGCCAGCTGGCTCCGATGAGCAGCAGCCCCAGACCACATCGGATGTAGAACCAGTCGCAGTTGTCATTGATGATAATCCATTGACTGGAGATCAGTCCTCTGTACAGCAAGATCAGGGTTTGTATGGGGGAAGGAAGAGAGAAGGAGAACCAAACCCTGGGCAAGACGCAAAGAAGCCAAGGCTAGACAACGGTGCTTCTTCAGCATATGTACATAGAACTGTGGCAACCAGTCCAG TTCACAGTCCTACTAGCACACCACCCACCAGGCATCTTCCAGCCAGTGTCCCTGTCACAAGATCAGTTGGATGTAACAGTGTTCCTGTCACAAGATCGGTTGGATGTAACACCACAGCACAGCAGCAACAGCTGTTGGGAAGGGAGGAAATCAAAAAG ATGGTGGAAGACAAGGTAGCTCACTGTACGGCCAAAGCAAACAGCCAAATGAAGCAGTTTCAGGACAGAGTTGccaagctgaccaaagtttgcAAGGGCTGGGAGGAGTATGCCAGAAAACTGCAG aaaaaaaggaagcgGCTGAAACTGTTAACCAAGAAGTTGAAG CAAAAATTGGTGACAATGAACCAAGAACAGGATAAGTTGAAGAGAGAGCTGAAGAGACGTCGAGCAATAGGAGGTCCAAGGCCAGTGGACGTTGGTGTACAGGCAGACCTGATGCCG CATCAGCAGCCCACTGCTCAAGCTTCTAGTTCCCAAACTTCAGGTGGACCAACCGTAAGTTCCACATCAGCACCAGCACCAAAACTTGCG GTGACATCTGTTGCGTCCAGGCAGCAGGCTGCTCCAAAGCCTCCCCTGCCCACGTACACTCACCCTCCGCCGGTACAGCGTGTTCCCATAGCAACTGAGGCCGTCAGCGGCAGCAGCGTCCAGAGGGCGGGTCCACCACAACCACAAGTTGCCATGGCGCCGAAACCTCCACCTCCACAGCCTGCTTCCCAGCCACAGGCAGTGTCTAGTCAAAGGACAACTCCTACAG GTGTTCCTAACCCACCCCACAACATCCCCACCCTGGTGCAccaacccccaccccctccccctccacgcACCTCAAGACCCAGCCCAACAATTTACAACAGCAGTGTTAACTCACAACCTCCATATCGCCAACCGACACAAGCAG CACCTCCTGCAAGACAGAAAACTCCAGAGAAAGCCCGGGTACCGTCTCAAGATGCTGCGAGAGTTAATGCAGTGATCGACCTTACTGAAGATGCAGAGGAAACAGGGACGAATGGCTCTCAG GCATCCAACCAAGGAAGGAAGCCCTCTGGCGCAGGTCCCCCGCCTCTCCTGAAAGCCGTGGTGGAACCATCACCTGTTCCCAACACTGTCGCACCCACGTCCCAGGCACGTCCGACCTCTCAAGTACGCCCCTTCAACAACCCACAACCCGTGTCCGTCGCCATCAGCACCAATAACGGGCCCGCAAGAAACATCTCCGAAGTTGTCCAGGCCATCGTAAACAGCACGCGAACGATCCAGGCGCCGCCGAACTTTCGAACGGTTACCACCACCGTGCAGCAGATGGGACAGAACCCACTGCACTCCATGCCTCAGACTGCTCCCACCTACCAGAGACCGCCAGTCCAGGTGATGGCCCAGGTGCCTCAGAACTCGGTGGGTTACGTGGGCCAGTCAGTGATGCCACGGGTGCAGACGTCCGGCACCTTCAGGCCGCCTGCTGTCACAACTACTGCCTATGTGGGACAG CCAGCACATGTTGTGGAATCCATCTTGAGTCCTTGCAGCATGCAGCCGTCACAGCATGGGAATCCTCTGTACaaccacttcactcag CCCCAACGTCACCCTGTGCCCAACATGGTGGTGCAGGCTAGACACCAGATGCCGCAGTCTGTGCAAGGTTATCGACCGCCATTCCACCAGGTTCAGCCGCCCACCAACATGATGCAGGCCCAGCGGCCGGCGGGGCCAGCTGTAGTCGCCAGGCCGGCGCCACCACCACTGTTGCATTCCAGCAACCCTCCTCAG GTTCAACAGATGAGGCCACCTATGCAACAAAATTTCCCACAAAGGCCACCATCTCTCCAGCAGCAGCCACAGCAGCCAACAAACCACCCCCACCCAGGCAACAACCAGcaccctgcccccctcccacaaccTCCCCCGCTCCCTCCACAGCTACCCCCCCAGTACGCcagcctccccctcccccacaggaCCACCCTTCACATCGCCAGGGCGGGGAACGGAATCGTGTTGTCGTGGAATGTCACCGAGCCGCCAAACCCGCACGCTCCAACAGTGGACTGCTACCAGCTGTTCGCCTACCAAGAAGGCACCGGACAGCCCAACACTGCGCTGTGGAAGAAGATTGGGGATGTGAAAGCCTTACCGCTCCCCATGGCTTGTACCCTCACTCAGTTCCTACCGGGGAGCACCTACCATTTTGCTGTGAGAGCTA
- the LOC136440354 gene encoding activating transcription factor 7-interacting protein 1-like isoform X9: MSTDARTAMEGASRSLSVSSQPVKRQVAKKSTSKPAGFQAKLNSTSTSTSREPPKKTPRLEASPVFALQKKTSGSRESTVTDATSRSAGARERVDKQSFGSSSNHSNAHQVSKDASLPQRDLPVVAKKSTHSIKRKLAQKETQQNGGKLRSQASNSVSKEDVKSSASCSIAQQAESKSTKPAMPSSTSSTSSTSGKETKAQNSTTTVNGQKPKKKCSSLRSVRVNDVSIANELMTVSLDHSGRVESKTVAIDKPIKLSSDKAAPTPSHEKALLYSDKTSTNDKKEDTKSNVQHVRSDEKVARINNASETRNSSVYGAETVPQKSTSSPVADSDKFVHDSTPKKSSTTVTSVKEATDEKPLNDIPNKVAKLLKQNDADQHLKHESQLSTTSDAPDQKKPVTAEAKLAPTVKQQVSTTKQEIAPKQEISPKEELSSKQEILSTKVISMKQDISSKEYFSSNEAVPPKPEVPPKQEDPPKQEVPPKQEVPPKQEVPPKQEVPPKQEVSQSSNQLSTPAKEMPSSTTCNHKMPSPTQQEPDPTELVMASAKQTVPVTNQTHVQEQVAASTCQVPVSASAKDSVQQMTSISQPIVKQTEPTTSVSSVPFQQLAPTGGHVSPPVVAPTSQVSVTVDQAVATANQVSVPETTSTHQELASSGQMVASNIQVSDAVRHAPQDASGKAVTVSAPLQSTSAKQKITVASEVSTSTQQAPSSPTEASLSSSQQMSVDKPSSPTSPVTGSEMPVVAKDREACSLDQQVTAPEPVKQPSVPVQNEVASSSQVTGPSKPISSPVNQTLPSGSKVPSSSSKEAPSQIKHHQSNPTKTSTKGTSDPYASRPPPPLIPVQNTSPPVPCATAKGTNKTGAANNPTETASRPGAVENDVVIVEDTLASEPQATSTSGKSSPPNQSSSTSLPLMAASEAVSNPPKSRTPPANGRLPAGSDEQQPQTTSDVEPVAVVIDDNPLTGDQSSVQQDQGLYGGRKREGEPNPGQDAKKPRLDNGASSAYVHRTVATSPVHSPTSTPPTRHLPASVPVTRSVGCNSVPVTRSVGCNTTAQQQQLLGREEIKKMVEDKVAHCTAKANSQMKQFQDRVAKLTKVCKGWEEYARKLQKKRKRLKLLTKKLKQKLVTMNQEQDKLKRELKRRRAIGGPRPVDVGVQADLMPQHQQPTAQASSSQTSGGPTVSSTSAPAPKLAASSYMLPPPLQPNATAPQQPAIVGLHNCVSQVTSVASRQQAAPKPPLPTYTHPPPVQRVPIATEAVSGSSVQRAGPPQPQVAMAPKPPPPQPASQPQAVSSQRTTPTGVPNPPHNIPTLVHQPPPPPPPRTSRPSPTIYNSSVNSQPPYRQPTQAAPPARQKTPEKARVPSQDAARVNAVIDLTEDAEETGTNGSQASNQGRKPSGAGPPPLLKAVVEPSPVPNTVAPTSQARPTSQVRPFNNPQPVSVAISTNNGPARNISEVVQAIVNSTRTIQAPPNFRTVTTTVQQMGQNPLHSMPQTAPTYQRPPVQVMAQVPQNSVGYVGQSVMPRVQTSGTFRPPAVTTTAYVGQPAHVVESILSPCSMQPSQHGNPLYNHFTQPQRHPVPNMVVQARHQMPQSVQGYRPPFHQVQPPTNMMQAQRPAGPAVVARPAPPPLLHSSNPPQVQQMRPPMQQNFPQRPPSLQQQPQQPTNHPHPGNNQHPAPLPQPPPLPPQLPPQYASLPLPHRTTLHIARAGNGIVLSWNVTEPPNPHAPTVDCYQLFAYQEGTGQPNTALWKKIGDVKALPLPMACTLTQFLPGSTYHFAVRAMDVYGRVGPFSAPCSIDLSSS, from the exons AT GTCTACAGATGCACGGACTGCCATGGAAG GAGCTTCCAGGTCATTATCAGTTAGCAGCCAACCTGTCAAAAGGCAAGTGGCAAAAAAATCCACAAGCAAACCTGCCGGTTTCCAGGCCAAGCTAAACTCTACGTCTACATCTACGTCCAGAGAACCACCAAAGAAAACACCTCGACTGGAGGCATCGCCAGTGTTTGCTTTACAAAAGAAGACTTCTGGTTCCAGGGAAAGTACAGTAACAGATGCCACCTCCAGGAGTGCAGGTGCAAGGGAAAGGGTGGACAAGCAATCTTTTGGCTCCTCATCAAACCATTCCAACGCACATCAGGTCAGCAAAGATGCCTCTTTGCCACAGAGGGACTTGCCTGTTGTGGCTAAAAAGTCAACCCATTCCATCAAGAGAAAGCTAGCGCAGAAGGAAACGCAACAAAATGGGGGGAAACTAAGAAGCCAAGCCTCAAACTCTGTGTCCAAAGAGGATGTCAAGTCTTCAGCATCTTGCAGTATTGCCCAGCAGGCAGAGTCTAAAAGTACCAAGCCAGCAATGCCATCCAGTACATCTAGCACATCCAGTACATCGGGAAAAGAGACCAAAGCACAAAATAGCACCACCACTGTGAATGGCCAAAAACCTAAGAAAAAATGCAGTTCACTTCGAAGTGTGAGAGTTAATGATGTTAGCATTGCAAATGAGTTGATGACTGTCTCATTAGATCATAGTGGGAGAGTAGAGTCCAAAACAGTTGCCATTGATAAGCCGATAAAGCTTTCTTCAGACAAAGCTGCTCCGACACCATCACACGAAAAGGCCCTATTGTATTCTGACAAGACTTCGACAAATGACAAAAAGGAAGACACAAAGTCAAATGTGCAACATGTTAGAAGTGATGAAAAAGTTGCAAGAATAAATAATGCATCTGAGACACGTAACTCTTCAGTATATGGTGCTGAAACTGTGCCACAGAAGTCCACATCCTCTCCTGTTGCAGATAGTGACAAATTTGTCCATGACTCAACACCAAAGAAGTCCTCCACAACTGTAACTAGTGTAAAGGAAGCAACAGATGAAAAACCCTTGAATGATATCCCTAACAAGGTAGCAAAACTGCTGAAACAAAACGATGCAGACCAACATCTAAAACATGAAAGCCAGCTTTCTACCACGAGTGATGCACCAGACCAAAAGAAGCCAGTCACTGCAGAAGCTAAGCTGGCTCCCACAGTAAAGCAGCAAGTATCAACTACAAAACAAGAGATTGCTCCAAAGCAAGAGATTTCTCCCAAAGAAGAGCTTTCCTCAAAGCAGGAGATTTTATCAACGAAAGTAATCTCTATGAAGCAAGATATTTCTTCAAAGGAgtatttttcttcaaatgaaGCGGTTCCTCCCAAGCCAGAGGTTCCTCCAAAGCAAGAAGATCCTCCAAAGCAAGAAGTTCCTCCCAAGCAAGAGGTCCCTCCCAAGCAAGAGGTTCCACCCAAGCAAGAGGTTCCTCCCAAGCAAGAGGTTTCCCAATCATCTAATCAACTTTCCACTCCAGCCAAAGAGATGCCTTCTTCTACAACATGCAATCACAAGATGCCATCACCAACCCAGCAGGAGCCTGACCCAACAGAGCTTGTAATGGCTTCAGCCAAGCAGACTGTTCCTGTCACAAATCAGACCCATGTCCAGGAGCAGGTTGCAGCTTCTACCTGTCAGGTTCCTGTCTCTGCTTCTGCCAAAGACTCTGTACAACAGATGACTTCCATCAGTCAGCCCATTGTCAAGCAGACCGAGCCTACAACAAGTGTGTCTTCAGTTCCATTCCAACAATTGGCTCCTACCGGCGGCCATGTTTCTCCGCCAGTTGTTGCTCCAACCAGCCAGGTGTCTGTTACAGTTGACCAGGCAGTAGCTACAGCTAATCAAGTTTCTGTGCCAGAAACTACTTCGACCCATCAAGAACTTGCTTCATCTGGACAGATGGTGGCTTCAAACATCCAGGTGTCTGATGCAGTCAGGCATGCACCTCAGGATGCCTCAGGCAAAGCTGTAACTGTCTCAGCCCCTCTGCAGTCTACTTCAGCTAAACAAAAGATCACAGTGGCCAGTGAGGTTTCCACTTCAACTCAACAAGCACCCTCTTCACCTACAGAGGCTTCTTTGTCTTCTAGCCAACAGATGTCTGTAGACAAGCCTTCTTCACCAACCAGTCCAGTCACTGGTTCAGAGATGCCAGTTGTAGCTAAAGATAGGGAGGCTTGTTCTCTGGATCAACAAGTTACTGCACCAGAACCTGTCAAACAACCCTCTGTTCCAGTACAAAATGAGGTTGCCTCTAGCAGTCAGGTCACTGGTCCATCAAAGCCCATTTCTTCACCAGTGAATCAGACTTTACCATCTGGAAGTAAGGTGCCATCTTCATCATCAAAGGAAGCCCCAAGCCAGATTAAACACCACCAGTCCAACCCTACAAAGACTTCGACTAAGGGAACAAGTGATCCATATGCATCTAGACCTCCACCACCTTTGATACCAGTGCAGAATACAAGTCCACCAGTGCCATGTGCCACAGCAAAGGGGACCAATAAAACAG GTGCTGCAAACAACCCAACTGAGACAGCTTCCAGACCTGGTGCAGTGGAGAATGATGTGGTAATTGTGGAAG ACACTCTAGCATCAGAACCACAAGCTACATCGACCTCTGGGAAAAGCAGTCCTCCAAACCAGTCTTCAAGCACTTCCTTGCCTTTGATGGCTGCTAGCGAGGCTGTCAGTAACCCGCCAAAGAGCAGAACCCCTCCAGCCAATGGTAGATTGCCAGCTGGCTCCGATGAGCAGCAGCCCCAGACCACATCGGATGTAGAACCAGTCGCAGTTGTCATTGATGATAATCCATTGACTGGAGATCAGTCCTCTGTACAGCAAGATCAGGGTTTGTATGGGGGAAGGAAGAGAGAAGGAGAACCAAACCCTGGGCAAGACGCAAAGAAGCCAAGGCTAGACAACGGTGCTTCTTCAGCATATGTACATAGAACTGTGGCAACCAGTCCAG TTCACAGTCCTACTAGCACACCACCCACCAGGCATCTTCCAGCCAGTGTCCCTGTCACAAGATCAGTTGGATGTAACAGTGTTCCTGTCACAAGATCGGTTGGATGTAACACCACAGCACAGCAGCAACAGCTGTTGGGAAGGGAGGAAATCAAAAAG ATGGTGGAAGACAAGGTAGCTCACTGTACGGCCAAAGCAAACAGCCAAATGAAGCAGTTTCAGGACAGAGTTGccaagctgaccaaagtttgcAAGGGCTGGGAGGAGTATGCCAGAAAACTGCAG aaaaaaaggaagcgGCTGAAACTGTTAACCAAGAAGTTGAAG CAAAAATTGGTGACAATGAACCAAGAACAGGATAAGTTGAAGAGAGAGCTGAAGAGACGTCGAGCAATAGGAGGTCCAAGGCCAGTGGACGTTGGTGTACAGGCAGACCTGATGCCG CAGCATCAGCAGCCCACTGCTCAAGCTTCTAGTTCCCAAACTTCAGGTGGACCAACCGTAAGTTCCACATCAGCACCAGCACCAAAACTTGCG GCTTCCTCGTACATGCTTCCTCCGCCACTGCAGCCGAACGCAACTGCACCTCAGCAGCCCGCTATCGTCGGCCTGCACAACTGTGTTTCGCAG GTGACATCTGTTGCGTCCAGGCAGCAGGCTGCTCCAAAGCCTCCCCTGCCCACGTACACTCACCCTCCGCCGGTACAGCGTGTTCCCATAGCAACTGAGGCCGTCAGCGGCAGCAGCGTCCAGAGGGCGGGTCCACCACAACCACAAGTTGCCATGGCGCCGAAACCTCCACCTCCACAGCCTGCTTCCCAGCCACAGGCAGTGTCTAGTCAAAGGACAACTCCTACAG GTGTTCCTAACCCACCCCACAACATCCCCACCCTGGTGCAccaacccccaccccctccccctccacgcACCTCAAGACCCAGCCCAACAATTTACAACAGCAGTGTTAACTCACAACCTCCATATCGCCAACCGACACAAGCAG CACCTCCTGCAAGACAGAAAACTCCAGAGAAAGCCCGGGTACCGTCTCAAGATGCTGCGAGAGTTAATGCAGTGATCGACCTTACTGAAGATGCAGAGGAAACAGGGACGAATGGCTCTCAG GCATCCAACCAAGGAAGGAAGCCCTCTGGCGCAGGTCCCCCGCCTCTCCTGAAAGCCGTGGTGGAACCATCACCTGTTCCCAACACTGTCGCACCCACGTCCCAGGCACGTCCGACCTCTCAAGTACGCCCCTTCAACAACCCACAACCCGTGTCCGTCGCCATCAGCACCAATAACGGGCCCGCAAGAAACATCTCCGAAGTTGTCCAGGCCATCGTAAACAGCACGCGAACGATCCAGGCGCCGCCGAACTTTCGAACGGTTACCACCACCGTGCAGCAGATGGGACAGAACCCACTGCACTCCATGCCTCAGACTGCTCCCACCTACCAGAGACCGCCAGTCCAGGTGATGGCCCAGGTGCCTCAGAACTCGGTGGGTTACGTGGGCCAGTCAGTGATGCCACGGGTGCAGACGTCCGGCACCTTCAGGCCGCCTGCTGTCACAACTACTGCCTATGTGGGACAG CCAGCACATGTTGTGGAATCCATCTTGAGTCCTTGCAGCATGCAGCCGTCACAGCATGGGAATCCTCTGTACaaccacttcactcag CCCCAACGTCACCCTGTGCCCAACATGGTGGTGCAGGCTAGACACCAGATGCCGCAGTCTGTGCAAGGTTATCGACCGCCATTCCACCAGGTTCAGCCGCCCACCAACATGATGCAGGCCCAGCGGCCGGCGGGGCCAGCTGTAGTCGCCAGGCCGGCGCCACCACCACTGTTGCATTCCAGCAACCCTCCTCAG GTTCAACAGATGAGGCCACCTATGCAACAAAATTTCCCACAAAGGCCACCATCTCTCCAGCAGCAGCCACAGCAGCCAACAAACCACCCCCACCCAGGCAACAACCAGcaccctgcccccctcccacaaccTCCCCCGCTCCCTCCACAGCTACCCCCCCAGTACGCcagcctccccctcccccacaggaCCACCCTTCACATCGCCAGGGCGGGGAACGGAATCGTGTTGTCGTGGAATGTCACCGAGCCGCCAAACCCGCACGCTCCAACAGTGGACTGCTACCAGCTGTTCGCCTACCAAGAAGGCACCGGACAGCCCAACACTGCGCTGTGGAAGAAGATTGGGGATGTGAAAGCCTTACCGCTCCCCATGGCTTGTACCCTCACTCAGTTCCTACCGGGGAGCACCTACCATTTTGCTGTGAGAGCTA